The genomic DNA atACTGAGTAATCAAGAGGACATCAATGGTGGAAGGATCAATCTCATCAAAGTAAGGCAACGCAGCCATGCCCGAGTAGGCAGGATGAATCCCACAATCAAACTGCACAAAAACACAACCAAGAATCAACAACACAACAATAAGACATGCCCTGCCACCAACAAGaccaaaatcaaacacacaTTAGAAGACAAAACGGAGAGGGAAAGAAACGAAACACACACCAGAATGTTTTTGCCTCTGAAGGACATGTAAACACAGGAACGACCCACTTCGCTCCCAGCTCCCAAAGGAGTGACGATAAGCTGATCTCCATCTCGCGTAGTTGGTTGCTCTCTTCTTTtcagagaagtagaagaagaagccatgtcTCTCGTTTTCTCGATTCCTCctcgaaagagaagaagaagtaaccgaaaaacaaaaaagtttcaatttttattatcttctctcaaaccctaaaaaaaaagaaggaaacttaAAAAACGACCACAGTGGGAGTCGAACCCACGACCTTCTGATCCGAAGTCAGACGCGCTAATCCACTGCGCTATGCGGTCAATACATTACACCGTCGAACTCTACATTATATACGATAAATGTGTAATACCGAAATTACCCTTGTGTTGGTTTTGTCACCTAAAGTCTGCGCCaaaggagagaaaaagttcGAAGCTTTCTCGGCGATGACGGAGCGAACGTACAGACGACGCAAACCGGGGATGTTAAGGACCTACTCCGACTCGTTAAACGACGCCGTTTCATATCAGGCGGAGTATCTTTCTTCGTCTTTGTCTCCAGATACAGAGCCACTTGAATTCCCCACTCAAGAGTCGTCTTGTCTCTGGAATTATTCATCAAGATCCAATTTTTCGGACGATGATTTTATTCAGAAGAGGGCTAAGAGACCCAGGAGGAACGGTGGTGGAGGGTTTGGTTTGACTTCGAGTTTGATGAAGCCAGCGCAAGAGTTTGGCGAGTTAATGGAGAATGAAGACGAGGTTAAGTTCGCGCTTGATGGGTTAAAGAAAGGACATCATGTTAGGACCAGAAGAGCTGCTCTGTCGTCTCTTCTCTCGATTTGCGAATTTAAACATCAGCGACGGTCTTTGAGAGCTTTAGGGTACGTAAGctttctttatttacttttgggTTCTTTTTGTTGAGTTCTTTCCTTTTGTagggtttgtttctttgaaAGTTTCTGAATTTGGTTGTGGGTTTCGTGTTTAGAGATTTGGTTGAGCTTTCTGCGTTTTGGGTCGTAATGATCGTCGAGATTGATGAAGGTTATTAGGGTATGTATAGGTAGAAGCTGATTTTGGAACCTGTAAAATTTGTCAAAAGGTCTAGAATTTATCATTGGCTAGTCGATTTGTTTTGGAACAGTAGATGAGATGTCCTTAACAATGAGCATTGTGGTATctcacaaaaaaatttccccTATTTTCCTGGGAGTTGGTTGTTTCAGGATCTCACAATCCATAATTGATGCGATTTTGGGTCTCAGCCTTGATGACAGACCAAGCAATCTTGCTGCAGCTACCCTTTTCTTTGTTCTAACTGCTGATGTAAGTGACCTGCACATTACTTGCATTGTGAATTATGCTTGTGatgttcttttctctttctgcAGTGCAATTATTAGCTTGTTTACCGTTTTACTTTCATGATTCTAGGGTCAAGATGGCCACTCTATGGAGTCCCCTGAATCCATCAAGTTTTTGATAAAGCTGTTGAGACCTGTGGTTCCCGTCAGTACTAATGGGAAGCCTCGAAATATAGGATCTAGGATCTTATCAATTATCAAGGATGTTGATGCAGCGTGTGATGCAGCCAATATGCATGATTCAAGCTCCTGTGATATACTGTCTAGAGCACAGGACATTCTTGTTAATTGCAAGGAGTTGAGATTGATTGATAGCTATAAAATTGAAAAGATGAGGCCTGAGCTAAGTACAAAATGGCTAGCTTTGTTGATGATGGAGAAGGCGTGCTTGTCCAAAATCTCTTTTGAAGGTACTTGAACTTGTTGTCTGTTTTGTTGGAAACATTGACTAGCTGACTTCTTAAAGGCATCTGGTGTATTCTATAGGGTTATAGAAATTGAAAAGTCATGTTATCTGCTATGATTATTTGCTTCCAGTGATTCAGTTTAACAAATGTGTAGCCGGTTGTAGATCCTACGACAAgattataattgatttatattgtttcttcctaattatttttattgttcttcCTTATCCAGATACCTCTGTGAAAAAAACTGGAGGAATGTTCAAGGAGAAACTGCGAGAACTTGGAGGGCTTGATGCAGTCTTTGACGTTGTAATGGATTGTCACGCTGTAATGGAGGTGTGGAcctatttgtttcattttttttcattagtttcTTTTTAGAAGATAAGAACGACTATCTTTGTTTGGCTAGGATGTCAATAACTTCTGTAAAGTGTCGTAGATTGCTAGCTTTTTAATTGTTCGGTTATCTTCAGGATCATATATTATCTGAATCCAATTTTTTGCTGAAATTCGTTGCAAGGCAAGGTTCTTTACATGTACCTTGATAAATATATCTAAAGAGAATTCGTATTTTGCTGTAACACAGTTTAATGTTACTGTCACTAGTCAGAATACTTTTGTTGGGGACAAGAAAGATTTCTGTCTTAGTGGTGGCAAAGACTGTGTACTTGTATTTAATAAGAGTTTCTAATGCATATTTGTTACTGGGCCTTTGCAATTTTATTTAGTAAGAGTTTCTAATGCATATTTTGTTTGCAGAGCTGGTTGGAACATGACATACTCTCTGTCGAGGATATAAAAGATGACTTGAATAAGCAGAGTCTGATGTTACTCCTGAAATGTCTAAAAATCATGGAGAATGCGACGTTCCTCAGCACAGAGAACCAGGTAGCTTTATGTATTTTGGATTCCTAGCCTCAAGTTAGCTTGTATTGATTAGTTCTGCACCTGGAAAAGTAACttcatatattatttctttCAGAATCATTTACTCGGATATAATAGAAATATGGGTTCTCATGGACTCCGACTGTCTTTCACGGAGCTAATGATAAGTGTCATCAAGATACTTTCAGGTACACAATGCTTTGTTTTGGATATGTTATATTGTTACCAACTTACCATGACTTCCTCCCATGTTATCATCTATTATACAATTTATTTCTGATGGCTGGTTCAACTGTTTACACCAGATCTTCAGTTACGTGCTCTTAGGAACAAAAAGCATCCTCGCCCTCACGGTTTAAATGGTGTTAATCGTGAGACTATTTCAAGAGCAGATTGTAAAGGTATCGCATTCTGATGGCCACAAACGCATCTCCACCTCTTGTTACTTTTGTCTCTCTATcaattctctgtttctttgtatGTTACTCTCTGTCCaaccatatattttttctgCAGTTAACATGGAGGTTATCAGAATTAGTTCAGATACTTGCTCTGCCACTAGCTGTAGTTCCATAAGAAGTGCAAGTGTATCTGAGAGACCTCACTCTGCATTCCTGTTAGGTTGCTCAGCGACACCAAAGTCGGAGTCTCAATTAAGTGTAATATCAATAAATGATCCCTGCAAGCTAACGACAAGAGCTGGTTCCAACACTGGGTCGTTCTCAAGTAGATTAGCCTCATTGGGTAGTGGCATTTCCAGAAGCAATGCGAGGAATATTCAAATTGGAGAACCCAATtgtaaaaaagttgaaaactttacaTCCTTGGAGGATAGTCAAGAtcctttttcatttgatttggaAGAGTCAGGACCTTccgaaaaacaaaagaaatctaAAGCTCAAAAGAGGAAAGGACGCTATAGAGATAAGAAGGATGAACGCTCTCATCAGCTTTTCTCGAGCCAGGAGGAATCAAACCATGGGTTCAATTCTCAGGAAGAATCAAGTGATAGAGATCGCCATGTAACAGAACAACCTTCTTCAACATATGAAATTGATAAAGGATGTCTCTGTCTTATATCTGATTGCCTTTTAGCAGTCGTGAAGGTAAGAGTCTTCTTAACAGTATTTTTTCTGTTCTGTAACATAAGTTCTGCAGCTGGAATAGAATTAATGTTGGAACAGAATGGAATCCCACCTTTTATGCTAATCTGTTTAGATATGTGGGTATATCATGTGATTCCTTGCTACTTTCTGATACTATGAACATATTCTCAGGTGTTAATGAACTTAACAAATGATAACTCCGTTGGTTGTCGGCAAGTTGCTGCCTGCAGAGGATTGGAGAGTATGGCTGAATTAATTGCTGGACATTTTCCTTCCTTCACCAGATCTCCCCTTTTGAGTGAGTTGGAAATACCGGGGTCATGCCACCAGAAAGAGAAACATCTCACAGACCAGGAACTAGATTTCCTTGTTGCCATTTTGGGGTTACTGGTCAACTTGGTGGAAAAAGACGGAATAAACAGGTACCAAACTCTCTACTCTTTTGGGATAACATAGTCACTGGTTGTCTTCTATAGTTCTATGCACATTGGAAAACTCTTGATTTCATCATTCTATATATGATCTGACTCTTATCTTATGTCTTCAGAAATCTTGGCTAACCAGTTATTACTTTTTTGTAGGTCTAGGCTTGCGGCAGCTAGTGTTCCGATCACCAATCCAGAAGGGTTGCAAGAGATTGAACAAGACATGATTCCTCTTTTATGCTCAATTTTTCTCACGAATCAAGGATCCGTAGACACCATAGAAGAAACAAGTACTTTCACTTTGGTTAGTATCTAATCATTGTATTCTTATCGATTTTGAAAGTCCCTTAAAAGAAAGTATGTCTTAAAGAGTTAAACCTGCCCCTTCGTAATATGTcaggatgatgaagaagctgtCTTAGAAAGCGAAAAGGAAGCGGAAAAGATGATCGTGGAGGCATATTCTGCCCTTTTACTTGCATTTCTATCCACAGNNNNNNNNNNNNNNNNNNNNNNNNNNNNNNNNNNNNNNNNNNNNNNNNNNNNNNNNNNNNNNNNNNNNNNNNNNNNNNNNNNNNNNNNNNNNNNNNNNNNNNNNNNNNNNNNNNNNNNNNNNNNNNNNNNNNNNNNNNNNNNNNNNNNNNNNNNNNNNNNNNNNNNNNNNNNNNNNNNNNNNNNNNNNNNNNNNNNNNNNNNNNNNNNNNNNNNNNNNNNNNNNNNNNNNNNNNNNNNNNNNNNNNNNNNNNNNNNNNNNNNNNNNNNNNNNNNNNNNNNNNNNNNNNNNNNNNNNNNNNNNNNNNNNNNNNNNNNNNNNNNNNNNNNNNNNNNNNNNNNNNNNNNNNNNNNNNNNNNNNNNNNNNNNNNNNNNNNNNNNNNNNNNNNNNNNNNNNNNNNNNNNNNNNNNNNNNNNNNNNNNNNNNNNNNNNNNNNNNNNNNNNNNNNNNNNNNNNNNNNNNNNNNNNNNNNNNNNNNNNNNNNNNNNNNNNNNNNNNNNNNNNNNNNNNNNNNNNNNNNNNNNNNNNNNNNNNNNNNNNNNNNNNNNNNNNNNNNNNNNNNNNNNNNNNNNNNNNNNNNNNNNNNNNNNNNNNNNNNNNNNNNNNNNNNNNNNNNNNNNNNNNNNNNNNNNNNNNNNNNNNNNNNNNNNNNNNNNNNNNNNNNNNNNNNNNNNNNNNNNNNNNNNNNNNNNNNNNNNNNNNNNNNNNNNNNNNNNNNNNNNNNNNNNNNNNNNNNNNNNNNNNNNNNNNNNNNNNNNNNNNNNNNNNNNNNNNNNNNNNNNNNNNNNNNNNNNNNNNNNNNNNNNNNNNNNNNNNNNNNNNNNNNNNNNNNNNNNNNNNNNNNNNNNNNNNNNNNNNNNNNNNNNNNNNNNNNNNNNNNNNNNNNNNNNNNNNNNNNNNNNNNNNNNNNNNNNNNNNNNNNNNNNNNNNNNNNNNNNNNNNNNNNNNNNNNNNNNNNNNNNNNNNNNNNNNNNNNNNNNNNNNNNNNNNNNNNNNNNNNNNNNNNNNNNNNNNNNNNNNNNNNNNNNNNNNNNNNNNNNNNNNNNNNNNNNNNNNNNNNNNNNNNNNNNNNNNNNNNNNNNNNNNNNNNNNNNNNNNNNNNNNNNNNNNNNNNNNNNNNNNNNNNNNNNNNNNNNNNNNNNNNNNNNNNNNNNNNNNNNNNNNNNNNNNNNTTTTGCCTTTTAAGTAATCTAGTTCTCAGAAAAAGTTGTAACATAATCTCTTATTGTTAGCAGTAGAAGTATACGCAATGCAATCAGAGATTATCTCCCAAAGCGCAGCCTGGCAATTCTGGTACCGGTGTTGGATAGATTTGTGGTACGTGTCTCTAAACCCTTTCTTTATCAGTCTTAGAAATCGATGTGGTATGCAGACTAAAACCTTTTGATACGACCACGTACTTGTTCATGTTAGGCGTTTCATATAACACTGGACATGATTCCTCCGGAAACTCATAAAGCAGTTATGGAAGTTATCGAGTCGTGCAAATTGCCATAGgacgaacaaaaagaaaaaaaaaacaggcgATATCTTCGTGTTCCTTTCACTGTACAGCTTGTGCAACACATTGGGTTTGCTCCACACTTATAGTTAGTGATCACACAAATGATAATGTTCcatgtataatatatagataGTACAAATAGAGTATCTTAGAGACTTCTTTAGAGGTTTTAGCTTCTCTGGTTCGGCTTGGATTTGTAATGCATGTCCCAttcttttgtacttttttgccatacaaagaaagaagaaaaagatatataaaaataacatgcTTCATGAGAGTTTTATCTCATCACATTTCTTTGATATTCAAAAATCAAGATTATCAAATATTGGAACCACGAGGCTTCTTTCAATAGAAAAGATATCTAAGTGGAATTGGTATATGCATATAACTCGTAAAACTTAAGAGGTCTTCCGTTTTTAAGAAGCTGATAGAACTGTTGTACATGAAATTTGGAAGCCCAGCCGACCTCACCAGTTCTTGCTTTTCCGACAGAAGGGAAACTAATATGGTACTTGCAATTAGAAACGGGTCTCAAGAAAGAGGAAATACTGAAATATTGTGTGTGTGAGATgttgaagaacaaccaaagagaTTGGcatgtgactttttttttattagtttacttttta from Camelina sativa cultivar DH55 chromosome 7, Cs, whole genome shotgun sequence includes the following:
- the LOC104703694 gene encoding uncharacterized protein LOC104703694, producing the protein MTERTYRRRKPGMLRTYSDSLNDAVSYQAEYLSSSLSPDTEPLEFPTQESSCLWNYSSRSNFSDDDFIQKRAKRPRRNGGGGFGLTSSLMKPAQEFGELMENEDEVKFALDGLKKGHHVRTRRAALSSLLSICEFKHQRRSLRALGISQSIIDAILGLSLDDRPSNLAAATLFFVLTADGQDGHSMESPESIKFLIKLLRPVVPVSTNGKPRNIGSRILSIIKDVDAACDAANMHDSSSCDILSRAQDILVNCKELRLIDSYKIEKMRPELSTKWLALLMMEKACLSKISFEDTSVKKTGGMFKEKLRELGGLDAVFDVVMDCHAVMESWLEHDILSVEDIKDDLNKQSLMLLLKCLKIMENATFLSTENQNHLLGYNRNMGSHGLRLSFTELMISVIKILSDLQLRALRNKKHPRPHGLNGVNRETISRADCKVNMEVIRISSDTCSATSCSSIRSASVSERPHSAFLLGCSATPKSESQLSVISINDPCKLTTRAGSNTGSFSSRLASLGSGISRSNARNIQIGEPNCKKVENFTSLEDSQDPFSFDLEESGPSEKQKKSKAQKRKGRYRDKKDERSHQLFSSQEESNHGFNSQEESSDRDRHVTEQPSSTYEIDKGCLCLISDCLLAVVKVLMNLTNDNSVGCRQVAACRGLESMAELIAGHFPSFTRSPLLSELEIPGSCHQKEKHLTDQELDFLVAILGLLVNLVEKDGINRSRLAAASVPITNPEGLQEIEQDMIPLLCSIFLTNQGSVDTIEETSTFTLDDEEAVLESEKEAEKMIVEAYSALLLAFLSTSSRSIRNAIRDYLPKRSLAILVPVLDRFVAFHITLDMIPPETHKAVMEVIESCKLP